From a region of the Nitrospirota bacterium genome:
- a CDS encoding DUF2269 family protein, whose protein sequence is MSYQILIFFHIIGITILGGALIFGQLHQFRARRSHDINFIAETYRTLYLTIVPFAPLGGITILLTGIGLIILGSYQI, encoded by the coding sequence ATGTCTTATCAGATACTAATCTTTTTTCACATAATAGGAATTACTATACTGGGCGGGGCATTGATTTTCGGGCAGCTTCACCAGTTTAGGGCGAGAAGAAGCCACGACATTAATTTTATAGCTGAAACATACAGGACATTATATCTGACCATCGTGCCTTTTGCTCCATTAGGTGGTATAACAATTTTACTAACTGGCATAGGACTTATTATTCTCGGAAGCTATCAGATCA